The Halorientalis sp. IM1011 genome window below encodes:
- a CDS encoding FtsX-like permease family protein, whose translation MNPIRWLAGRFPTLSLARRNLSRATLRSGLAVTAVVIGVVAIGAIGTGGEAFKQDQLEAYEGFGGTATVEPDVTVEDGNITNTELSDGDIDRIRQAAGSATVLPVHEPLGAYVQTQSGTLLFQAQVKGLENPGEFYEARNGTIPDNWRRTIVIGSRVAEQNDLEPGDRLRINVTDEFDRSFEISAVLEPQGFSAPLGADQTVFVPASQFESDGYEQAIVRVDTTTGSVDAATRAIESEFNVREEVVRVEQVQEQREQFTEFFGTINQFLIGVGAISLLVAAVTIANTMLMAAIERESEIGVLRAYGYPRRAVVSLLVAESTILGVIGAAIGVPIALGIGMAINQLLLGDPLAFTAAGLRYVGIGVAFGIVTALLAGLYPAWKAANKRPVEALD comes from the coding sequence GTGAACCCGATCCGCTGGCTCGCCGGTCGGTTCCCGACGCTGTCGCTGGCCCGGCGGAACCTCTCGCGTGCGACCCTCCGTTCGGGACTCGCCGTCACGGCCGTCGTCATCGGCGTCGTCGCCATCGGTGCCATCGGCACGGGCGGCGAGGCGTTCAAACAGGATCAACTGGAGGCCTACGAGGGCTTCGGTGGGACGGCGACGGTGGAACCCGACGTGACCGTCGAGGACGGCAACATCACGAATACCGAACTCTCGGACGGAGACATCGACCGTATCAGGCAGGCCGCCGGCAGCGCAACGGTATTGCCCGTCCACGAACCGCTCGGGGCGTACGTCCAGACCCAGTCCGGGACGCTCCTCTTTCAGGCGCAGGTGAAGGGGCTCGAGAACCCGGGCGAGTTCTACGAGGCCCGGAACGGGACGATCCCGGACAACTGGCGTCGGACGATCGTGATCGGCTCGCGGGTCGCAGAGCAGAACGACCTCGAACCGGGCGACCGGTTGCGGATCAACGTCACCGACGAGTTCGACCGGAGCTTCGAGATTTCCGCCGTTCTCGAGCCTCAGGGGTTCTCTGCCCCGCTGGGGGCGGATCAGACGGTGTTCGTTCCGGCCTCGCAGTTCGAGAGCGACGGCTACGAGCAGGCCATCGTCCGGGTCGACACGACGACCGGTTCCGTCGACGCCGCGACACGGGCCATCGAGAGCGAGTTCAACGTCCGGGAGGAGGTGGTCCGTGTCGAGCAGGTCCAGGAGCAACGCGAGCAGTTCACGGAGTTTTTCGGCACGATCAACCAGTTTTTGATCGGCGTCGGTGCGATCTCGCTGCTGGTCGCCGCGGTCACCATCGCCAACACCATGCTGATGGCGGCCATCGAGCGCGAGAGCGAGATCGGCGTCCTCCGGGCGTACGGCTACCCCAGGCGGGCAGTCGTCAGCCTGCTCGTCGCCGAGTCGACGATCCTCGGCGTCATCGGGGCGGCCATCGGCGTCCCCATCGCGCTCGGCATCGGCATGGCGATCAACCAGCTCCTGCTCGGGGACCCGCTGGCGTTCACCGCCGCGGGGCTCCGATACGTCGGGATCGGCGTCGCCTTTGGCATCGTGACCGCGCTGCTCGCGGGGCTGTACCCGGCGTGGAAGGCGGCCAACAAACGACCCGTGGAGGCGCTGGACTGA
- a CDS encoding ABC transporter permease, whose protein sequence is MSWLRRITGRFPSIVIARRNISRARTRSLLAAAAITIGVVAIAAIGAGGAAFKQSQLDRIQEQGATNVYVSPGFDKDESNFDRTDLLRIEETVGGAGIVATESRSMEYRIRSNRRLSVSVTYLDDPRLLYEVAAGEIPTNWRRSAVVSNEFAADHGLEPGDRIMLAPEADDGEVAETRPYRVTAVLAESAAFGVDEVFLPIEETGDRTYSQVRVTTQSVDEAEAAATALRSEFNGRKDQLLVFELTSLVRLFRSIVDGINLFLAGLGSLSLLVAGVSIANTMLMSVTKRREEIGVLRAVGYSKVDILWILLVEAAMLGALGAGIGIALALLVVLAANAVFLGSPFAFTSESLLYLGGAVAFGILTSLIAGAYPAWRAANERPVEALRG, encoded by the coding sequence GTGAGCTGGCTCCGACGGATTACAGGCCGGTTCCCGTCGATCGTCATCGCTCGGCGGAACATCTCCCGGGCACGCACGCGGTCGCTGCTGGCGGCCGCGGCGATCACGATCGGCGTCGTGGCGATCGCGGCTATCGGGGCCGGCGGCGCGGCGTTCAAGCAGAGTCAACTCGACCGGATCCAGGAGCAGGGCGCGACGAACGTCTACGTCTCGCCGGGGTTCGACAAGGACGAGTCGAATTTCGACCGGACGGACCTGCTGCGGATCGAGGAGACGGTGGGGGGTGCCGGTATCGTGGCCACGGAGTCCCGATCGATGGAGTACCGGATACGATCTAACCGCCGATTGAGCGTCTCGGTGACGTATCTCGACGATCCACGGCTGCTCTACGAGGTCGCGGCGGGGGAGATTCCGACGAACTGGCGGCGAAGCGCCGTCGTCTCGAACGAGTTCGCCGCGGACCACGGCCTCGAACCCGGCGATCGAATCATGCTGGCTCCGGAGGCCGACGACGGCGAGGTCGCCGAGACTCGGCCCTACCGCGTGACAGCCGTGCTGGCCGAGAGCGCGGCCTTCGGCGTCGACGAGGTGTTCCTCCCGATCGAGGAGACGGGTGACCGCACCTACAGTCAGGTCCGGGTGACGACCCAGTCGGTCGACGAGGCCGAAGCGGCGGCCACGGCCCTGCGGTCGGAGTTCAACGGTCGGAAGGACCAACTGCTCGTCTTCGAACTCACGTCGCTCGTCCGCCTGTTCCGGTCGATCGTCGACGGGATCAACCTGTTCCTGGCGGGGCTGGGCTCGCTGTCGCTACTGGTCGCCGGAGTCTCGATCGCCAACACGATGTTGATGTCGGTGACCAAGCGACGCGAGGAGATCGGTGTCCTCCGGGCGGTCGGCTACTCGAAGGTCGACATCCTGTGGATCCTGCTGGTCGAGGCCGCGATGCTCGGGGCCCTCGGCGCGGGCATCGGCATCGCGCTGGCGCTGCTGGTCGTGCTGGCCGCCAACGCCGTCTTCCTCGGGAGCCCCTTCGCGTTCACGTCGGAGTCGCTGCTCTATCTGGGCGGCGCGGTCGCGTTCGGAATCCTCACCAGCCTCATCGCGGGTGCCTACCCCGCTTGGCGCGCGGCAAACGAACGCCCCGTCGAGGCCCTCCGGGGCTGA
- a CDS encoding ABC transporter ATP-binding protein has product MIRGTDVVKEYETGGQIVRALKGVDFGIAPADFVAVVGPSGSGKSTLLNLLGLLDVATSGDVRLRGQDVSTFTDRERTRKRKETIGFVFQSFYLIPTLTAVENVEMPRMLDRTPTKTRERARELLERVGLGDRLDHYPDELSGGQKQRVAIARSLINDPDILLADEPTGNLDRDTGDQILELFDELRRDEDVAVVTVTHDDYVAEAADRVVTLIDGLVRETDDRRANFEGDPEP; this is encoded by the coding sequence ATCATCCGCGGGACCGACGTGGTCAAGGAGTACGAGACGGGCGGCCAGATCGTCCGCGCGCTGAAAGGTGTCGACTTCGGCATCGCACCAGCCGACTTCGTGGCGGTCGTCGGCCCCTCCGGGAGCGGAAAGTCCACACTCCTGAACCTGCTCGGCCTGCTGGACGTGGCCACCAGCGGCGACGTTCGCCTGCGCGGCCAGGACGTGTCGACGTTCACGGACCGCGAGCGGACCCGCAAGCGCAAGGAGACGATCGGGTTCGTCTTCCAGAGCTTCTACCTGATCCCGACACTCACGGCCGTAGAGAACGTCGAGATGCCGCGGATGCTCGACCGGACGCCGACGAAGACTCGCGAGCGGGCGCGGGAGTTGCTCGAACGCGTGGGGCTGGGCGACCGCCTCGACCACTACCCCGACGAACTGTCGGGCGGGCAGAAACAGCGCGTCGCCATCGCACGCTCTTTGATCAACGATCCCGACATCCTGCTGGCCGACGAGCCGACCGGGAACCTCGACCGGGACACCGGTGACCAAATCCTCGAACTGTTCGACGAACTCCGCCGTGACGAGGACGTCGCCGTCGTCACCGTGACCCACGACGACTACGTTGCCGAGGCCGCCGACCGCGTCGTGACCCTCATCGACGGGCTGGTGCGGGAGACCGACGATCGGCGAGCGAACTTCGAGGGGGATCCCGAGCCGTGA
- a CDS encoding class I adenylate-forming enzyme family protein → MDIQDLGERPLEGNAAGLHDRTADVNGDLTAIEHDDETLSHAELRDRSAAFAGGLHDLGLEPGDRIVLYLPNCPAYVVASLGGLKAGTPVSFMNPQYKPREMVHQLEDTDADAIVTHWWLRSTVDDALAETDVDPVVITAGDRGQVPDDDHHVDDVAGEPTHVERDGEDVALQPYTSGTTGQPKGVQLTHRNVRAQGVDMLVEDDEKAPLTPAELKSLIWLPMYHITGFVHCGWQPLLFGGSLHLRSAMRWDPAEAMATIEDLGITHFVGVTTMYVDMVTDEAFGDHDLTSLEVAAEGGAKMSVAVQREFEDTAGVDVTEGYGLTETCGATHTENQTAFGHREGTVGQPLQMTDSKIVDESGEEVMPGEEGELLVRGPQVMTGYHDMPDATEEAFTDRGYLRTGDVARRDRDNYYEIVDRKKHVIVTAGYNVYPSEVEELLTEHDAVAEAAVVGVDDQRRNEVPVAYVVPRPEIEPGEDVTAEAIKQFALDELAEYKHPREVEFVDSLPRTTSGKIQKYKLRDDE, encoded by the coding sequence ATGGACATACAGGATCTCGGGGAGCGTCCCCTGGAGGGGAACGCGGCCGGACTGCACGACCGGACGGCCGACGTGAACGGCGATCTGACTGCGATCGAACACGACGACGAAACGCTCTCGCACGCCGAATTGCGCGACCGGTCGGCGGCCTTCGCCGGGGGCCTCCACGATCTGGGACTGGAACCGGGCGACCGGATCGTCCTCTACCTGCCGAACTGTCCGGCGTACGTCGTGGCTTCGCTCGGCGGGCTGAAAGCCGGGACGCCGGTCTCGTTCATGAACCCGCAGTACAAGCCCCGGGAGATGGTCCACCAGCTGGAAGACACCGACGCCGACGCTATCGTCACCCACTGGTGGCTCCGGAGTACGGTCGACGACGCGCTGGCGGAGACCGACGTGGACCCGGTAGTGATCACAGCCGGCGACCGCGGACAGGTGCCCGACGACGACCACCACGTCGACGACGTGGCGGGTGAGCCGACCCACGTCGAGCGCGACGGCGAGGACGTAGCGCTCCAGCCCTACACCAGCGGGACGACGGGGCAACCCAAAGGCGTGCAGTTGACCCACCGGAACGTCCGCGCTCAGGGCGTCGACATGCTGGTCGAGGACGACGAGAAGGCACCGCTGACGCCAGCCGAACTCAAGAGCCTGATCTGGCTGCCCATGTACCACATCACGGGCTTCGTCCACTGTGGGTGGCAACCCCTCCTTTTTGGTGGATCCCTCCACCTCCGAAGCGCGATGCGGTGGGACCCCGCCGAGGCGATGGCGACCATCGAGGATCTGGGGATCACCCACTTCGTCGGCGTCACGACGATGTACGTCGACATGGTCACCGACGAGGCCTTCGGCGACCACGACCTGACGAGTCTGGAAGTGGCGGCGGAGGGCGGCGCGAAGATGTCCGTGGCGGTCCAGCGGGAGTTCGAGGACACCGCTGGCGTCGACGTGACGGAGGGGTACGGGCTGACCGAGACCTGCGGGGCGACCCACACCGAGAACCAGACCGCGTTCGGTCACAGGGAAGGCACCGTCGGGCAACCCCTCCAGATGACTGACTCGAAGATCGTCGACGAGTCGGGCGAGGAGGTGATGCCTGGCGAGGAAGGGGAGTTGCTGGTGCGTGGCCCGCAGGTGATGACCGGCTACCACGACATGCCCGATGCGACCGAAGAAGCGTTCACCGACCGCGGGTACCTCCGGACCGGCGACGTGGCCCGACGCGACCGAGACAACTACTACGAGATCGTCGACCGGAAGAAACACGTCATCGTCACCGCCGGCTACAACGTCTACCCCAGCGAGGTCGAGGAACTGCTGACCGAACACGACGCGGTGGCCGAGGCCGCCGTCGTCGGCGTCGACGACCAGCGCCGCAACGAAGTCCCCGTGGCCTACGTCGTCCCCCGCCCCGAAATCGAACCCGGCGAGGACGTGACCGCCGAGGCGATCAAACAGTTCGCCCTCGACGAACTGGCCGAGTACAAACACCCCCGCGAGGTCGAGTTCGTCGACAGCCTCCCCCGGACGACCAGCGGCAAGATCCAAAAGTACAAACTCCGGGACGACGAGTAA